Part of the Streptomyces sp. NBC_01353 genome, CACGGCGGCGCTCTCCTCGTCGCCGGCGTCGCGCAGCAGGAAGCCGAGCGCGCAGGCGGCCTTGGCCTCGCCCTCCTTGGCGGAGCTCAGATACCAGCGGCCGGCCTCCTTGAGCTCGCCCCGCTTCTCCAGGATCGCCCCGAGGTGCAGCGCGGCCCGTCGGTGTCCGCGCGCGGCGGCCTGCCGGAACCACTGCTCGGCCTCGGTGAGTTCACCGGAGGGCGCACCGGCGGCGCCGGACTCGCCCTTGACCGTGTCGGCCTGCGCGGTGTCGTGGGCGAGCGCGTCGCGGGCCGAGAGGCCGGAGGCGGACGGGCCTCGGGTCACTTCCTGGGCGCGCCGCTCCAGGGCGAGGGCGAGTCGGTACGCGGCCTCGCGGTGACCCCGCTCGGCGGCGGCGCGCAGCCAGCGCTCGGCGCCGACGTCGCTGCGGTGCTCCAGGAGGTCGGCGAGCGCGTAGGCGCCCAGGGCGTGGCCCTGCTCGGCGGACTGGCGCAGCCAGTACTCGGCGGCGGGCTCGTCGCCGCGCTCGCGGTGGTGGCGGCCGAGCGCGTGGGCGGCGGGCGCGGAGCCCGCGACGGCGGCGACCCGCCACCAGCCTGCGGCCTCTTCGGCGTAGCCACGCTGGTGCAGCAGGACACCCAGGTTGTTGGCGGCCGCGCGGTCCCCCTCGGCGGTGGCGCCACGCAGATACGGCTCGGCGCCGTCCAGGTCACCGCGGCGCAGCAGCAGCGCGCCGAGCACGCTCATGGACGCGGCGTCGCCGCTCTCGGCGGCACGCCGGTGGCGCGCCTCGGTCTCGGTCTCGTTCTCGGCGGTGGTGTCGACGGCCTCACCGCCGGCCACCACGGCCTCGATGATGTCGTCTGCGGCACTCTTGACATGCCGCTGCACAAACCGCCCTGTCTCCAACAGAGTTGCCCTGTCCCCCATACATTCCATCGTCGCACCACCCGCAACGCGCGTACACCTGGTATACCGCAGCCAGTGAGGTCACTTCAGCGTTTTGTCGACATGCCCACAGAGAGATAAGTCAAACACGTCTCACCCCAACTCGCCCCATCCCCACCGTGCTTCGCGGCCCCCGCGCCCCCGCCGAGCACGACAAGGGCCCGGATCCTGATGGATCCGGGCCCTTGTCTTTCAGTAGCGGGGACAGGATTTGAACCTGCGACCTCTGGGTTATGAGCCCAGCGAGCTACCGAGCTGCTCCACCCCGCGTCGTTGTGTCTTTAAGGTATCACGACGCGGGGGTGGTGCCTGACCAGTCCGATCAGCCGCTCGGTGGGGTCGCGCTGGTCGACGGGCTCGGGCTGGTCGACGGGGTCGCCCCCGGCTTCTGCTCACCCGGCTTCTGCTCCGCCGGCTTCTGGTCGGACGGGGTCAGCTTCGCACCCGCGTCCGCCGCCCGCCGGAGCGCGTCCTGCAGGGCCTCCTGGGCCTTGCCGTAGGCGGTCCAGTCACCCTTCTGCAGAGCCGCCTCACCGTCGTCGTACGCCTTCTGCGCATCGGCGATGGCCTGCTTCAGCGCAGCGTCGTTCGTGGTCGGCGTCGTCGGCGGCTTGGTGCCCGGCTGTTCCGGCTTCTCGGGCGGCGTCGCGCCCTCCACGCCGAAGACGGCGTTGAGCGCCGCGGTGAGGTTGTCCTCGAACACCGTGGTGTCCTTGGTCGTGTCACCGTCCGGCTGGTCCGCGTCCACGTACGACACCGCGACCTTCTTCAGCAGCGGGTAGTGCGCGTTACGGCCCTGGGCGTACACCGGCTCGACGTACAGGAATCCGCCGTCGAGCGGCACCGTCAGCAGGTTGCCGTACTGGATGTCGGAGTCGGCACCCTTCATGTCACGGACGAAGGTGGCCACCGACGGAAGGCTGTTGAGCTTGTTCTGCACCTGCTCGGGTCCGGGGACCTCGGAGGTGACTCTCAACAGCCTTATGCGGCCGTAGTCCTTGCTGCCCGCGTCGGCGTCGACCGCCATGAAGCCGCCCAGGTTGGGCCGCCCGTTCGGGGTGAACGTCGTCGTCAGCGAGAACCGCTGCTGCTGGTCCCCGGGCATCTTCATGCTCAGGTAGTACGGCGGGACCGCGTTGCCGTCCTTGTTGGTCGGGTCGTTCGGCACCTGCCAGGCGTCCGAGCCGCTGTAGAACTGCGCCGGGTCCTTCACGTGGTACCGGGTGAGCAGCTCGCGCTGGACCTTGAACATGTCCTGCGGGTAGCGCAGGTGCTGCATGAGGTCGGGACTGATCGACTCACGCGGCTGCACGGTGTCCGGGAACGCCTTCATCCACGTCTTGAGGACCGGGTCTTCCTTGTCCCACTGGTACAGCGTGACCGTGCCGTCGTAGGCGTCGACGGTGGCCTTCACCGAGTTGCGGATGTAGTTGACCTGGTTCTGCTGGGCGACCACCGCGCGCTGCTGGTTGCCGACCGTCAGCGCGTCGGCCGTGGACTCGCCCAGCGTGGTGCGCGAGGCGTACGGGTAGCCGTTCGTCGTCGTGTACGCGTCGACGATCCACTGGATCTTGCCGCCGACGACGGCCGGGTAGGCGTCGCCGTCGATGGTCAGCCAGGGCGCGACCGCCTCGACGCGCTCCTTGGGCGTGCGGTTGTAGAGGACCCGCGAGCCCTCGCCGATGGCCCCCGAGTAGAGGATCTGCGGCTCGCTGAACGCGACCGCGTAGGCGGCGCGGTTGAAGGTGTTGGAGAGGTTGACCCCGCTCTTGCCCTCGTAGCTGGTGGTCTTCTCGCCGTTCTCCTCGTAGTCCAGCTCCTTCTGCGGGCCGCCGACGATCGAGTACTGATCCGTCTTCTCGCCGTAGTAGATCCGCTGCTGGTACGGGCCGAGCATCCCCGTGGTCGGGAGACCGGCCTCGGTGAAGACCGGGGAGCCGTTGGCGTCCGTCTGCGTGCCCGCCGCCATGATCGCGCCATAGCCGTGGGTGTACGTGAAGTGGTCGT contains:
- a CDS encoding UPF0182 family protein: MPDRGGGGGPSGPRIRVGRPSRRARTLLMTLGVLAVLAMLFVMFAGFWTDWLWYRSVQYSSVFTTTLWTKIGLFAVFGLLMGLAVGFNIWLAHRLRPPLSAMSLEQQSLDRYRMGLAPYKKWVLLAITALVGLIAGASASGQWRTWLMWVNGVPFGQKDPQFHLEVSFYAFDLPWYRFLLAFGFAATVLSLVAAALTHYLYGGLRVTSPGARATAAATGHLSVILGVFVSLKAVAYWLDRYGLAVKSSDFKAAGNWTGLRYVDANAYLPAKTILFCIAAICAVLFFATLWRRTWQLPVIGFGLMVLSAILIGGLYPAIVQKFQVQPNEQAKEAPYIQKNIDATRKAYDIDSTEPENYSGKSTVKAKDQLRANSDTAASYRLIDPNIVSPTFQQLEQKRKYYQFPTTLDVDRYKGQDTVVGLRELNIKGIPKRNWINDHFTYTHGYGAIMAAGTQTDANGSPVFTEAGLPTTGMLGPYQQRIYYGEKTDQYSIVGGPQKELDYEENGEKTTSYEGKSGVNLSNTFNRAAYAVAFSEPQILYSGAIGEGSRVLYNRTPKERVEAVAPWLTIDGDAYPAVVGGKIQWIVDAYTTTNGYPYASRTTLGESTADALTVGNQQRAVVAQQNQVNYIRNSVKATVDAYDGTVTLYQWDKEDPVLKTWMKAFPDTVQPRESISPDLMQHLRYPQDMFKVQRELLTRYHVKDPAQFYSGSDAWQVPNDPTNKDGNAVPPYYLSMKMPGDQQQRFSLTTTFTPNGRPNLGGFMAVDADAGSKDYGRIRLLRVTSEVPGPEQVQNKLNSLPSVATFVRDMKGADSDIQYGNLLTVPLDGGFLYVEPVYAQGRNAHYPLLKKVAVSYVDADQPDGDTTKDTTVFEDNLTAALNAVFGVEGATPPEKPEQPGTKPPTTPTTNDAALKQAIADAQKAYDDGEAALQKGDWTAYGKAQEALQDALRRAADAGAKLTPSDQKPAEQKPGEQKPGATPSTSPSPSTSATPPSG